The following coding sequences lie in one Saccharopolyspora hordei genomic window:
- the groL gene encoding chaperonin GroEL (60 kDa chaperone family; promotes refolding of misfolded polypeptides especially under stressful conditions; forms two stacked rings of heptamers to form a barrel-shaped 14mer; ends can be capped by GroES; misfolded proteins enter the barrel where they are refolded when GroES binds), whose amino-acid sequence MAKMIAFDEDARRGLERGMNTLADAVKVTLGPKGRNVVLEKKWGAPTITNDGVSIAKEIELEDPWEKIGAELVKEVAKKTDDVAGDGTTTATVLAQALVREGLRNVAAGANPIALKRGIEKATEAISEQLLKNAKEVETKDQIAATAAISAGDRQIGELIAEAMDKVGKEGVITVEESNTFGLELELTEGMRFDKGYISPYFVTDSERMEAVLEDPYVLLLSSKVSNVKDLLPLLEKVMQANKPLLIIAEDVEGEALATLVVNKIRGTFKSVAVKAPGFGDRRKAMLQDMAILTGGQVISEEVGLKLENADLNLLGRARKVVVTKDETTIVEGAGDDEQIAGRVNEIRAEIERSDSDYDREKLQERLAKLAGGVAVIKAGAATEVELKERKHRIEDAVRNAKAAVEEGIVAGGGVALLQAAQAAFGDLKLEGDEATGANSVKIAVEAPLKQIAVNAGLEGGVIAEKVKGLTPGHGLNAATGEYEDLVQAGVLDPAKVTRSALQNAASIAGLFLTTEAVVADKPEKEAAGAGAGADPMGGMGGMM is encoded by the coding sequence ATGGCCAAGATGATCGCGTTCGACGAGGACGCCCGCCGCGGTCTTGAGCGCGGCATGAACACCCTCGCCGACGCCGTCAAGGTGACGCTCGGCCCGAAGGGCCGCAACGTTGTGCTCGAGAAGAAGTGGGGCGCACCCACCATCACCAACGACGGCGTCTCCATCGCCAAGGAGATCGAGCTCGAGGACCCGTGGGAGAAGATCGGGGCCGAGCTGGTCAAGGAGGTGGCGAAGAAGACCGACGACGTCGCCGGTGACGGCACCACCACCGCCACCGTGCTGGCCCAGGCCCTGGTGCGCGAGGGCCTGCGCAACGTCGCGGCCGGCGCCAACCCGATCGCCCTGAAGCGGGGCATCGAGAAGGCCACCGAGGCGATCTCCGAGCAGCTGCTCAAGAACGCCAAGGAGGTCGAGACCAAGGACCAGATCGCCGCCACCGCCGCGATCTCGGCCGGCGACCGCCAGATCGGCGAGCTGATCGCCGAGGCCATGGACAAGGTCGGCAAGGAAGGCGTCATCACCGTCGAGGAGAGCAACACCTTCGGGCTGGAGCTGGAGCTCACCGAGGGCATGCGCTTCGACAAGGGCTACATCTCGCCCTACTTCGTGACCGACTCGGAGCGGATGGAAGCGGTCCTGGAGGACCCGTACGTCCTGCTGCTGAGCTCCAAGGTCTCCAACGTCAAGGACCTCCTCCCGCTGCTGGAGAAGGTCATGCAGGCCAACAAGCCGCTGCTGATCATCGCCGAGGACGTCGAGGGCGAGGCGCTGGCCACCCTGGTCGTCAACAAGATCCGCGGCACCTTCAAGTCGGTCGCCGTCAAGGCGCCGGGCTTCGGTGACCGCCGCAAGGCGATGCTGCAGGACATGGCCATCCTGACCGGCGGCCAGGTCATCAGCGAGGAGGTCGGCCTCAAGCTGGAGAACGCCGACCTGAACCTGCTGGGCCGTGCCCGCAAGGTCGTCGTCACCAAGGACGAGACCACCATCGTCGAGGGCGCCGGTGACGACGAGCAGATCGCCGGCCGGGTCAACGAGATCCGCGCCGAGATCGAGCGCTCGGACTCCGACTACGACCGCGAGAAGCTGCAGGAGCGGCTGGCCAAGCTGGCCGGCGGCGTGGCCGTCATCAAGGCCGGTGCGGCGACCGAGGTCGAGCTCAAGGAGCGCAAGCACCGCATCGAGGACGCGGTCCGCAACGCCAAGGCCGCGGTCGAGGAGGGCATCGTCGCGGGTGGCGGCGTCGCGCTGCTGCAGGCCGCGCAGGCTGCCTTCGGCGACCTGAAGCTGGAGGGCGACGAGGCCACCGGTGCCAACAGCGTGAAGATCGCTGTCGAGGCCCCGCTGAAGCAGATCGCCGTCAACGCCGGCCTCGAGGGCGGCGTCATCGCGGAGAAGGTCAAGGGCCTGACCCCGGGCCACGGCCTGAACGCCGCGACCGGCGAGTACGAGGACCTGGTGCAGGCGGGCGTCCTGGACCCGGCCAAGGTCACCCGTTCCGCGCTGCAGAACGCCGCTTCCATCGCCGGTCTGTTCCTGACCACCGAGGCCGTGGTCGCGGACAAGCCGGAGAAGGAGGCCGCGGGCGCTGGCGCCGGTGCCGACCCGATGGGCGGCATGGGCGGCATGATGTGA
- a CDS encoding protein kinase domain-containing protein, whose protein sequence is MSEDLTGKRLGHYKIDGVLGRGGMSVMYRATDVRLGRKVALKVMGEHITGDAEFRERFVDEARNTSAIDHANIVPLYDFGEVDGMLYIAMRLVDGSDLASLIKDGPISPKRTLELLSQVAEALDMLHERGLVHLDLKPANVLVTSRESAHEHVYLADFGLTRRGATGHRTASGDFLGSPTYAAPEHLRGEPVDGRTDQYALACMLFACLTGRPPFQGQVQEVIQGHLNAEPPPATSLVVLPGGIDEVLRRGMAKKAEQRFGTCQELVAAARAALGQAAGDAPPQPRPAGPVPGPVSGPQPVQYPPSQPLPAQGYPPHYPQQQPPRPLPPPASDPVRLRPPMPAGSASFATSSGSSAKWIVGGLVGIALVLIVVVFVVMANMGSSGGSTETSTTTSTRSSNELPTTVPTGD, encoded by the coding sequence GTGTCGGAAGACCTCACCGGGAAGCGCCTCGGCCACTACAAGATCGACGGAGTGCTCGGTCGCGGTGGCATGAGCGTGATGTACCGCGCCACCGATGTGCGGCTCGGCCGCAAGGTCGCCCTCAAGGTGATGGGCGAGCACATCACCGGTGATGCCGAGTTCCGCGAGCGCTTCGTCGACGAGGCGCGCAACACCTCGGCCATCGACCACGCCAACATCGTGCCGCTGTACGACTTCGGCGAGGTCGACGGCATGCTCTACATCGCGATGCGGCTGGTCGACGGCTCCGACCTGGCGAGCCTGATCAAGGACGGGCCGATCTCGCCGAAGCGGACCCTGGAACTGCTGTCGCAGGTCGCCGAGGCGCTGGACATGCTGCACGAGCGCGGTCTGGTGCACCTCGACCTCAAGCCGGCCAACGTCCTGGTGACCTCCCGCGAGTCCGCGCACGAGCACGTCTACCTGGCCGACTTCGGGCTCACCCGGCGCGGGGCGACCGGGCACCGCACCGCCAGCGGCGACTTCCTCGGCTCGCCGACCTACGCCGCGCCGGAGCACCTGCGCGGCGAACCGGTGGACGGTCGCACCGACCAGTACGCGCTGGCCTGCATGCTCTTCGCCTGCCTCACCGGCCGCCCGCCGTTCCAGGGGCAGGTGCAGGAGGTCATCCAGGGCCACCTGAACGCCGAACCGCCGCCGGCGACCTCGCTGGTGGTGCTGCCCGGCGGCATCGACGAGGTGCTGCGCCGGGGCATGGCCAAGAAGGCCGAGCAGCGGTTCGGGACCTGCCAGGAGCTGGTCGCGGCGGCGCGCGCCGCCCTCGGGCAGGCCGCCGGGGACGCCCCGCCGCAGCCGCGCCCGGCCGGGCCGGTGCCGGGCCCGGTGTCCGGCCCGCAGCCCGTGCAGTACCCGCCGAGCCAGCCTCTCCCTGCACAGGGCTACCCGCCGCACTACCCTCAGCAGCAGCCCCCGCGCCCGCTGCCACCGCCGGCCAGCGACCCGGTGCGGTTGCGTCCCCCGATGCCCGCGGGCTCGGCGTCGTTCGCGACCAGCTCCGGCAGCTCGGCGAAGTGGATCGTCGGGGGTCTGGTGGGCATCGCCCTGGTGCTCATCGTCGTGGTCTTCGTCGTGATGGCCAACATGGGCAGCTCCGGCGGCTCGACGGAGACGAGCACCACGACCTCGACACGCAGCAGCAACGAGCTGCCCACCACGGTCCCCACGGGCGACTGA
- a CDS encoding cold-shock protein gives MAVGTVKWFNSEKGYGFIATDGGSDVFVHYSAINMSGFRTLSEGDRVEFEVKAGRDGRTQADGVRKV, from the coding sequence GTGGCGGTCGGCACGGTCAAGTGGTTCAACTCGGAGAAGGGCTACGGATTCATCGCGACGGATGGTGGGTCCGATGTGTTCGTCCACTACTCCGCCATCAACATGTCGGGTTTCCGCACCCTTTCCGAAGGCGATCGGGTCGAATTCGAGGTGAAGGCGGGGCGTGACGGCCGCACCCAGGCTGACGGGGTCCGCAAGGTCTGA
- a CDS encoding TIGR00266 family protein — translation MQVRTRHTPSFGVARLVLAPGEPVQVESGAMLASSYGVTVEARAQGGFLKSLARAALGGESFFVSTFTAPQQGGWVDVAPNLPGDLNVLELDGRVGWCVTKSSWLASASTVQLETQWGGFKSLFGGEGGFMTHAVGQGPLVLSCYGALDVVTLQPGEYVTIDTGHVVAYADTVQSRLRQISQGAVQSLKSGEGLVFDFAGPGQILTQTRNPRGLITWLQANGLGARS, via the coding sequence GTGCAGGTTCGGACCCGCCACACGCCGTCGTTCGGGGTGGCCCGGCTGGTGCTGGCGCCCGGCGAGCCGGTGCAGGTCGAGAGCGGCGCGATGCTGGCGAGCAGCTACGGGGTCACGGTGGAGGCGCGCGCCCAGGGCGGCTTCCTGAAGTCGCTGGCCCGCGCCGCGCTGGGGGGAGAGTCGTTCTTCGTGTCCACCTTCACCGCGCCGCAGCAGGGCGGCTGGGTGGACGTGGCGCCGAACCTGCCCGGCGACCTCAACGTGCTCGAGCTCGACGGGCGGGTCGGCTGGTGCGTCACCAAGTCCTCGTGGCTGGCGTCGGCGAGCACGGTGCAGCTGGAGACCCAGTGGGGCGGGTTCAAGAGCCTCTTCGGCGGCGAGGGCGGCTTCATGACCCACGCCGTCGGGCAGGGTCCGCTGGTGCTGTCCTGCTACGGCGCGCTGGACGTGGTGACGCTGCAGCCGGGTGAGTACGTGACGATCGACACCGGTCACGTGGTGGCCTACGCCGACACGGTGCAGAGCCGCCTGCGCCAGATCAGCCAAGGCGCGGTGCAGTCCCTCAAGAGCGGGGAAGGTCTGGTGTTCGATTTCGCCGGTCCGGGACAGATCTTGACCCAGACGCGGAATCCGCGAGGGCTCATCACCTGGTTGCAGGCGAATGGATTGGGCGCTCGGTCCTGA
- the glp gene encoding molybdopterin molybdotransferase MoeA, with translation MADDRGVSHGTPNPDLTAVAEHQATVAALLQPTEVEVTPLADCLGRALAEDLVAPIPLPPFDNSAMDGYAVRSVDLADAGPEQPVELPVVEDVPAGRVDVPPLQPGTAHRIMTGAQVPSGADAVVPVERTDRGTERVRVFTSVQPGAHLRRAGEDVAVGATVLTAGTTLGPSQLGVAAAVGAAELPVHRPVRVLVLSTGSELVAPGTPLQPGQIYESNGLMLAAAVRDAGGEATLLRFVPDDVDAFHEALAPHLDGTDLLITSGGVSAGAYEVVKDALTGNGVEFTKVAMQPGMPQGCGRYRGGTAVVTLPGNPVSSMVSFEVFVRPALRAAAGHRVTRRPVRQATLTEPLTAPPERRQYRRGRYDPGTGTVSLQGAPGSHLLAGMAKANCLLEVPEHVTELDAGSTVDVMLLD, from the coding sequence ATGGCCGATGATCGGGGCGTGTCGCACGGAACACCGAACCCCGACCTGACCGCGGTCGCCGAGCACCAGGCGACGGTCGCCGCGCTGCTGCAGCCCACCGAGGTGGAGGTCACGCCGCTCGCGGACTGCCTCGGACGGGCGCTGGCCGAGGACCTGGTCGCGCCGATCCCGCTGCCGCCGTTCGACAACTCGGCGATGGACGGCTACGCGGTGCGCTCGGTCGACCTGGCCGACGCCGGACCGGAGCAGCCGGTGGAGCTGCCGGTGGTCGAGGACGTCCCGGCGGGCCGGGTCGACGTGCCGCCGCTCCAGCCCGGCACCGCGCACCGGATCATGACCGGCGCCCAGGTGCCGTCGGGCGCCGACGCGGTGGTCCCGGTGGAGCGCACCGACCGCGGCACCGAGCGCGTGCGGGTGTTCACCTCGGTGCAGCCGGGCGCGCACCTGCGCCGCGCGGGCGAGGACGTCGCAGTCGGCGCGACGGTGCTCACCGCGGGCACCACGCTGGGGCCCTCGCAGCTCGGCGTGGCCGCCGCGGTCGGCGCGGCGGAGCTGCCGGTGCACCGCCCGGTGCGGGTGCTCGTGCTGTCCACCGGCTCGGAGCTGGTCGCCCCCGGCACCCCGCTGCAGCCGGGCCAGATCTACGAGTCCAACGGCCTGATGCTGGCCGCGGCGGTCCGCGACGCCGGTGGCGAGGCGACGCTGCTGCGCTTCGTGCCCGACGACGTCGACGCCTTCCACGAGGCGCTGGCCCCGCACCTGGACGGCACCGACCTGCTCATCACCTCCGGCGGGGTGAGCGCGGGCGCCTACGAGGTGGTCAAGGACGCGCTCACCGGCAACGGGGTCGAGTTCACCAAGGTCGCGATGCAACCGGGCATGCCGCAGGGCTGCGGCCGCTACCGGGGCGGGACGGCGGTGGTGACGCTGCCGGGCAACCCGGTCAGCTCGATGGTGTCGTTCGAGGTCTTCGTGCGCCCCGCGCTGCGCGCCGCGGCCGGGCACCGGGTGACGCGACGACCGGTGCGGCAGGCCACGCTGACCGAACCGCTCACCGCCCCGCCCGAGCGGCGGCAGTACCGGCGCGGCCGGTACGACCCGGGAACCGGGACGGTGAGCCTGCAGGGCGCGCCCGGGTCGCACCTGCTCGCCGGG